A single region of the Gopherus evgoodei ecotype Sinaloan lineage chromosome 3, rGopEvg1_v1.p, whole genome shotgun sequence genome encodes:
- the LOC115647689 gene encoding histone H2B 8-like, with the protein MAHSAPGQTQMKGDKKCRKTRKESYSISAYNILKQVHQDAGISSKVMGIMNSFINDIFKHLAGEASVLVHYNKLSAITFWEIQTTVHLLQPRELAKHAVSKCATAVTKYTSFKYTLKLF; encoded by the coding sequence ATGGCTCACTCAGCACCTGGACAAACTCAGATGAAAGGGGATAAGAAATGCAGAAAGACCAGGAAGGAGAGTTACTCTATCTCCGCGTACAACATACTGAAGCAAGTTCATCAAGATGCCGGTATTTCCTCCAAGGTCATGGGTATCATGAACTCCTTCATCAATGATATCTTCAAGCACTTGGCCGGAGAAGCCTCTGTTTTAGTGCATTATAACAAGCTCTCAGCCATCACTTTCTGGGAGATCCAGACCACTGTGCACTTGCTGCAGCCAAGAGAGCTGGCCAAACATGCTGTGTCTAAGTGTGCTACGGCCGTCACAAAATATACTAGTTTCAAGTACACTCTCAAGTTATTTTGA